A DNA window from Brassica napus cultivar Da-Ae chromosome C1, Da-Ae, whole genome shotgun sequence contains the following coding sequences:
- the LOC125575578 gene encoding casein kinase 1-like protein 3 isoform X1, whose amino-acid sequence MERIIGGKFKLGRKIGSGSFGEIFLATHVDTYEIVAVKIENSKTKHPQLLYEAKLYRVLEGGSGIPRIRWFGVDGTENALVMDLLGPSLEDLFVYCGRKFSPKTVLLLADQMLTRIEYVHSKGYLHRDIKPDNFLMGLGRKANQVYLIDFGLAKRYRDANTNRHIPYKENKNLTGTARYASCNTHLGIEQSRRDDLESLGYVLLYFLRGSLPWQGLKAVDKKQKYEKICEKKTSTPIEVLCKDHAVEFASYFHYCHTLTFDQRPDYGFLKRLFRDLFSREGYEFDYIFDWTIIKYQQAQKARNQSQAIPGSSNGRAMPMDTSNHQGGTNISHEAESSERVRSSNTIGPTPRMNNNRSPGFDHSLHNKMQMPSTSASPASTSKRNDVKTVFPPETSSSGNGGGKRTGGWASSFMSRGK is encoded by the exons ATGGAACGTATCATCGGCGGCAAGTTCAAGCTCGGACGCAAGATCGGCAGCGGTTCCTTCGGAGAGATTTTCCTCG CTACACACGTCGATACTTACGAGATCGTAGCTGTTAAAATC gaGAACAGTAAAACAAAGCATCCTCAACTTCTATATGAAGCTAAGCTATACAGAGTTCTTGAAGGAGGAA GTGGGATTCCGCGTATAAGATGGTTTGGAGTGGACGGAACAGAGAATGCTTTAGTGATGGATTTGCTAGGGCCAAGTCTCGAAGATCTTTTCGTTTATTGTGGGAGGAAGTTCTCACCAAAGACGGTCTTGCTGTTAGCTGATCAAATG CTAACAAGAATAGAGTATGTACACTCCAAAGGATATCTGCATAGAGATATCAAACCTGATAACTTCCTCATGGGCCTAGGGAGGAAAGCGAATCAGGTTTATCTAATTGACTTTGGACTTGCTAAAAGATACCGTGATGCCAACACCAACCGACACATCCCttacaa ggaAAACAAGAATTTAACAGGAACTGCAAGGTATGCAAGTTGCAATACACATCTTGGGATTG AGCAAAGTCGACGTGATGATCTAGAATCTCTTGGATATGTGCTTCTTTATTTCCTAAGAGGCAG TCTTCCATGGCAGGGTCTTAAAGCTGTTGACAAGAAGCaaaaatatgagaaaatatGTGAGAAGAAGACATCAACTCCTATTGAG GTTCTATGCAAAGATCACGCTGTGGAGTTTGCTTCATATTTTCATTATTGCCACACACTGACATTTGATCAGCGCCCTGATTACGGGTTCTTGAAGCGGCTTTTTCGTGATCTATTCTCCCGGGAag GATATGAATTCGACTATATATTTGATTGGACTATTATAAAGTATCAACAAGCACAGAAAGCTAGAAATCAGTCTCAG GCAATTCCTGGGTCTAGCAATGGTCGTGCAATGCCAATGGACACAAGCAATCATCAAG GAGGAACTAATATCTCACATGAAGCTGAGTCCTCTGAGCGCGTTAGATCCTCTAATACTATTGGTCCAACCCCCCGGATGAATAATAATAGGAGTCCAGGTTTTGATCACTCCCTCCACAATAAG ATGCAAATGCCATCCACTTCAGCATCTCCTGCAAGTACTTCTAAAAGAAATGACGTAAAGACAGTGTTCCCTCCTGAAACCTCAAGTTCTGGGAATGGGGGTGGGAAGAGAACCGGTGGCTGGGCTTCATCATTCATGTCTCGAGGGAAATGA
- the LOC125575578 gene encoding casein kinase 1-like protein 3 isoform X2, with product MKLSYTEFLKEEVCGIPRIRWFGVDGTENALVMDLLGPSLEDLFVYCGRKFSPKTVLLLADQMLTRIEYVHSKGYLHRDIKPDNFLMGLGRKANQVYLIDFGLAKRYRDANTNRHIPYKENKNLTGTARYASCNTHLGIEQSRRDDLESLGYVLLYFLRGSLPWQGLKAVDKKQKYEKICEKKTSTPIEVLCKDHAVEFASYFHYCHTLTFDQRPDYGFLKRLFRDLFSREGYEFDYIFDWTIIKYQQAQKARNQSQAIPGSSNGRAMPMDTSNHQGGTNISHEAESSERVRSSNTIGPTPRMNNNRSPGFDHSLHNKMQMPSTSASPASTSKRNDVKTVFPPETSSSGNGGGKRTGGWASSFMSRGK from the exons ATGAAGCTAAGCTATACAGAGTTCTTGAAGGAGGAAGTAT GTGGGATTCCGCGTATAAGATGGTTTGGAGTGGACGGAACAGAGAATGCTTTAGTGATGGATTTGCTAGGGCCAAGTCTCGAAGATCTTTTCGTTTATTGTGGGAGGAAGTTCTCACCAAAGACGGTCTTGCTGTTAGCTGATCAAATG CTAACAAGAATAGAGTATGTACACTCCAAAGGATATCTGCATAGAGATATCAAACCTGATAACTTCCTCATGGGCCTAGGGAGGAAAGCGAATCAGGTTTATCTAATTGACTTTGGACTTGCTAAAAGATACCGTGATGCCAACACCAACCGACACATCCCttacaa ggaAAACAAGAATTTAACAGGAACTGCAAGGTATGCAAGTTGCAATACACATCTTGGGATTG AGCAAAGTCGACGTGATGATCTAGAATCTCTTGGATATGTGCTTCTTTATTTCCTAAGAGGCAG TCTTCCATGGCAGGGTCTTAAAGCTGTTGACAAGAAGCaaaaatatgagaaaatatGTGAGAAGAAGACATCAACTCCTATTGAG GTTCTATGCAAAGATCACGCTGTGGAGTTTGCTTCATATTTTCATTATTGCCACACACTGACATTTGATCAGCGCCCTGATTACGGGTTCTTGAAGCGGCTTTTTCGTGATCTATTCTCCCGGGAag GATATGAATTCGACTATATATTTGATTGGACTATTATAAAGTATCAACAAGCACAGAAAGCTAGAAATCAGTCTCAG GCAATTCCTGGGTCTAGCAATGGTCGTGCAATGCCAATGGACACAAGCAATCATCAAG GAGGAACTAATATCTCACATGAAGCTGAGTCCTCTGAGCGCGTTAGATCCTCTAATACTATTGGTCCAACCCCCCGGATGAATAATAATAGGAGTCCAGGTTTTGATCACTCCCTCCACAATAAG ATGCAAATGCCATCCACTTCAGCATCTCCTGCAAGTACTTCTAAAAGAAATGACGTAAAGACAGTGTTCCCTCCTGAAACCTCAAGTTCTGGGAATGGGGGTGGGAAGAGAACCGGTGGCTGGGCTTCATCATTCATGTCTCGAGGGAAATGA
- the LOC125580629 gene encoding E3 ubiquitin-protein ligase ATL42-like, with protein MYQIFIFFVTIFHSYYYVSAQPPAPPFRNGDLVTNFEPSLAVVTGVLAIMFTLTFVLLVYAKCCHIDLRSGTGDGRRQDRRLRQGIFFNRSTNSSDRFSGLDKTAIESLPLFRFSALKGSKQGLECSVCLSKFESVEILRLLPKCRHAFHVGCIDQWLEQHATCPLCRARVSVEDESSVHGNSFRFLNQSEVREDSSLELYIEREEEEEERRQREELGGSSRFSIGGSFRKILKLGHKDKPLLDQHGEDKVMHKFNHRILVSDVVFKNRWSNVSSSDLMFLNSEMVSSISSERFSSMDRVKRGDEEDRRGNLQVKEDNRMLENKLSENRDLGSKSRNVMIEPGRRSISDITAVPRLSIVVHGDCSGSNAASALENGGNETEERRRRLWLPIARKTAQWFANREKRHQINTTHQHFDV; from the coding sequence ATGTATcaaatcttcatcttctttgtaaCAATCTTCCACAGTTATTACTATGTATCTGCTCAGCCTCCTGCTCCTCCGTTCAGAAACGGCGACCTAGTCACAAACTTCGAGCCGAGTTTAGCCGTCGTCACCGGCGTTCTCGCCATCATGTTCACACTCACTTTCGTCCTCCTCGTCTACGCTAAGTGCTGCCACATCGATCTCCGGTCAGGTACCGGCGACGGAAGACGGCAAGATCGCCGGCTCCGACAAGGAATATTCTTTAACCGGTCTACCAACTCCTCGGACCGATTCTCCGGTTTAGACAAAACCGCGATAGAGTCACTTCCTCTGTTTAGATTCTCTGCTTTGAAAGGATCAAAACAAGGGCTTGAGTGTTCTGTCTGTCTATCTAAATTCGAAAGCGTCGAGATTCTTAGATTGTTGCCTAAATGTCGTCACGCTTTCCACGTGGGATGCATCGATCAGTGGCTTGAGCAGCACGCAACTTGTCCTCTCTGCAGAGCGAGAGTCTCAGTGGAAGATGAGTCCTCTGTCCATGGAAACAGCTTCCGGTTCTTGAATCAGTCTGAGGTACGGGAAGACTCGAGCTTGGAGCTTTACatcgagagagaagaagaagaagaagagaggagacAGAGAGAGGAACTTGGTGGGTCGTCGAGGTTCAGCATCGGAGGGAGTTTCAGGAAGATTCTTAAATTAGGTCATAAAGATAAACCGTTACTTGATCAACACGGAGAAGATAAGGTGATGCATAAGTTCAATCATAGGATCCTTGTGTCTGATGTTGTGTTCAAGAATCGTTGGAGCAACGTGAGCTCATCTGATTTGATGTTTTTGAATTCGGAGATGGTTAGTTCGATTTCCAGTGAGAGATTCTCGTCGATGGATAGAGTGAAGAGAGGTGATGAAGAGGATCGAAGAGGTAACTTGCAAGTCAAGGAAGATAATAGAATGTTGGAGAACAAGTTGTCGGAAAACAGAGATCTTGGTTCTAAATCAAGAAACGTTATGATCGAGCCGGGAAGAAGATCGATTTCTGACATCACTGCGGTTCCTAGACTGAGTATTGTGGTCCATGGAGATTGTAGCGGTTCAAACGCAGCGTCTGCGTTAGAAAACGGTGGAAACGAGACGGAGGAGAGAAGACGGCGTTTGTGGCTGCCCATCGCTAGAAAAACCGCTCAGTGGTTTGCCAATAGAGAAAAAAGACATCAAATTAACACAACACACCAACACTTTGATGTTTAG
- the LOC106374301 gene encoding probable xyloglucan endotransglucosylase/hydrolase protein 26, which yields MAGLRVQTLIFVLVTALAILDRTFVEANFDKNFIVTWGKHHIGTTNGNLRLVLDKSAGSAIRSKVAHLFGTVEMLIKLVPGNSAGTVAAYYMSSTGTAHDEIDFEFLGNSTGEPYTIHTNIFAKGKGDREQQFKPWFNPTNGFHNYTIHWNPSEVVWFVDGTPIRVFRNYEKEGIAYPNKQGMKVFASLWSADDWATQGGRVKTNWTQAPFVAEGRRYKARACLWQGPVSIKQCADPTIKSNWWTSPSFNQLTRTQLDRMQKIRSGFMIYDYCKDTNRFKGVMPPECSKRQF from the exons ATGGCCGGTCTCCGAGTGCAAACGCTGATCTTCGTTCTGGTGACCGCGTTAGCGATTCTAGATCGTACCTTCGTGGAGGCAAACTTCGACAAGAATTTTATTGTTACATGGGGTAAACATCATATTGGAACGACCAACGGCAACCTTCGACTTGTCCTCGACAAATCTGCAG GATCTGCTATTCGCTCAAAGGTGGCTCACTTGTTCGGAACTGTAGAAATGCTTATCAAACTTGTGCCAGGGAACTCTGCTGGAACCGTTGCAGCTTATTAC atgtCGTCCACGGGAACTGCACACGACGAGATAGACTTTGAGTTCCTAGGGAATTCCACTGGCGAGCCGTACACGATCCACACCAACATATTTGCTAAAGGGAAAGGAGATCGCGAGCAACAATTCAAACCATGGTTTAACCCGACCAATGGTTTCCACAATTATACCATTCATTGGAACCCATCTGAAGTTGT GTGGTTCGTGGATGGAACTCCAATCAGAGTTTTTAGGAACTACGAGAAAGAAGGAATAGCATACCCAAACAAGCAAGGTATGAAAGTGTTTGCGAGTCTATGGAGCGCAGACGATTGGGCAACACAAGGAGGTCGAGTGAAGACAAACTGGACACAAGCACCATTTGTCGCCGAGGGTCGTAGGTACAAGGCAAGAGCTTGCTTGTGGCAAGGACCGGTTAGCATCAAGCAATGCGCAGACCCAACCATTAAGTCTAATTGGTGGACTTCACCGTCATTTAACCAGCTAACTCGAACGCAGCTAGACAGGATGCAAAAGATACGATCTGGCTTCATGATCTATGATTACTGCAAGGACACTAACAGGTTTAAAGGTGTCATGCCTCCGGAATGCTCCAAGAGACAATtctaa
- the LOC125580630 gene encoding protein SPEAR3-like, translated as MGSSFFGRPKMGGSSSSSPTSSPAKRGKNKNGSDKPKQPQRGLGVAQLEKIRLHSELNCNSFNTYPSYHPSTNNDQEDVRIHAEYSSIPSSTHYGLHPNIMMNASNDQYERTPIRYRDAQPHIATSWNPNYGILESQHFVEPNITRHFLHEDQRNKLGSGIQMNFETSDATEPDLELRLSL; from the exons ATGGGTAGTAGTTTCTTTGGGAGACCAAAAATGGGTGGATCTTCGTCTTCCTCACCAACATCTTCTCCGGCAAAGAGAGGGAAGAACAAGAATGGTTCTGACAAGCCTAAGCAGCCACAGAGAGGTCTCGGGGTGGCGCAGTTAGAGAAGATTAGATTACACAGCGAATTAAACTGCAACAGTTTCAATACTTATCCTTCTTATCATCCCTCAACTAATAATGATCAG GAGGATGTGAGGATTCACGCAGAATATTCATCTATACCATCATCAACTCATTATGGCCTTCATCCAAACATAatg ATGAATGCAAGTAATGATCAATACGAGAGAACACCCATAAGATACAGAGATGCTCAGCCTCACATAGCAACAAG TTGGAACCCCAACTACGGCATCCTGGAGAGCCAACATTTTGTTGAACCTAACATAACCAGACACTTTTTACATGAG GACCAGAGAAATAAATTGGGATCGGGTATCCAGATGAACTTCGAAACAAGTGACGCAACTGAGCCAGATTTAGAGTTGAGATTGTCACTTTGA